DNA sequence from the Pseudomonas tritici genome:
CCAAAGCCATCGACCGTATCGATACCCTGTTCAACACCGACAACGCGATCACCGGCCTGTCCACCGGCTACACCGACCTGGACGGCATGACCAGTGGCTTGCAACCGGCTGACTTGATCATCGTCGCGGGCCGTCCGTCCATGGGTAAAACCACCTTTGCGATGAACCTGGTGGAAAACGCCGTTCTGCGCAGTGACAAGGCGGTACTGGTTTACTCCCTGGAGATGCCAGGTGAATCGCTGATCATGCGGATGCTTTCATCCCTGGGCCGCATCGACCAGACCAAAGTGCGTGCCGGTCGCCTGGAAGACGATGACTGGCCGCGACTGACCTCGGCCGTCAACCTGCTCAACGACCGTAAGCTGTTCATCGATGACACCGCCGGTATCAGCCCTTCGGAAATGCGCGCGCGCACTCGGCGCTTGGTGCGCGAGCACGGCGACATCGCCCTGATCATGATCGACTACCTGCAGTTGATGCAGATCCCCGGCTCCAGCGGTGACAGCCGAACCAACGAGATTTCCGAGATTTCTCGCTCGTTGAAAGCCCTGGCCAAGGAGTTCAACTGCCCAGTGGTGGCGCTGTCGCAGCTCAACCGCTCCCTGGAGCAACGGCCCAACAAGCGCCCGATCAACTCTGACTTGCGGGAATCCGGAGCGATCGAGCAGGATGCTGACGTGATCATGTTCGTGTACCGCGACGAGGTGTATCACCCGGAAACCGAGCACAAGGGCATCGCCGAAATCATCATCGGCAAGCAGCGTAACGGCCCGATCGGCACCACGCGCCTGGCGTTTATCGGTAAATACACTCGGTTCGAAAACCTTGCGCCAGGCAGTTACAACTTCGAAGACGAGTAAATGAGCGCCTCCAATTCCGACTGCAAAGGTCGGAATTGGTCAAATTTTGTGCTATATTCCGCGCCCGCGATTTTTCATCTCAACACCGGTCACCGTCATGCAAACAGCCAAGCCGTTATTTGACTATCCCAAGTACTGGGCCGAATGTTTCGGTCCTGCGCCATTCCTGCCAATGAGCAGGGAGGAGATGGATCAGCTTGGCTGGGATTCCTGCGACATCATCATCGTCACCGGTGATGCCTACGTCGACCATCCGTCGTTCGGCATGGCGATCATCGGCCGGCTGCTGGAGTCCCAGGGCTTCCGTGTCGGGATCATTGCGCAGCCGAACTGGCAGTCCAAAGACGACTTCATGAAGCTCGGCGAGCCGAACCTGTTCTTCGGCGTCGCGGCCGGCAACATGGACTCGATGATCAACCGCTACACCGCCGACAAGAAAATCCGCTCCGACGACGCCTACACCCCAGGCGGCATGGCCGGCAAACGCCCGGACCGCGCCAGCCTGGTGTACAGCCAGCGTTGCAAGGAAGCCTACAAGAACGTGCCGATCGTGCTCGGTGGCATCGAAGCCTCCCTGCGCCGCATCGCCCACTACGACTACTGGCAGGACCGCGTGCGTAACTCGATCCTGATCGACGCCACCGCGGACATCCTGTTGTACGGCAACGCCGAGCGCGCAATTGTCGAAGTTGCCCAGCGCCTGTCGTGGGGCCACAAGATCGAAGACATCACTGACGTGCGCGGCACCGCGTTCATTCGCCGTGACACGCCGGCAGGCTGGTACGAAGTGGACTCCACGCGTATCGACCGTCCGGGCAAGATCGATAAGATCATCAACCCGTACGTGAACACTCAGGACACCCAGGCTTGCGCCATTGAGCAGGAAAAAGGTCCGGTTGATGATCCGGACGAAGCCAAGGTCGTGCAGATCCTGGCCAGCCCGCGCATGACCCGCGACAAAACCGTAATCCGCCTGCCGTCGGTGGAAAAAGTCCGTGGCGACGCGGTGCTCTACGCCCACGCCAACCGCGTGCTGCACCTGGAAACCAACCCAGGCAACGCCCGCGCCCTGGTGCAGAAGCACGGTGAAGTGGACGTGTGGTTCAACCCGCCGCCCATTCCCATGACCACCGAAGAAATGGACTACGTGTTTGGCATGCCTTACGCCCGTGTCCCGCACCCGGTGTACGGCAAGGAAAAGATTCCGGCCTACGACATGATCCGCTTCTCGGTGAACATCATGCGTGGTTGCTTTGGCGGCTGCACCTTCTGCTCGATCACCGAGCACGAAGGCCGCATCATCCAGAACCGTTCCGAAGAGTCGATCATTCGCGAGATCGAAGAGATCCGCGACAAGGTCCCGGGCT
Encoded proteins:
- the dnaB gene encoding replicative DNA helicase, which translates into the protein MNDISAPEQYDLQTAALKVPPHSIEAEQAVLGGLMLDNNAWERVLDQVSDGDFYRHDHRLIFRAIAKLADQNSPIDVVTLAEQLDKEGQTSQVGGLGYLGELAKNTPSVANIKAYAQIVRARATLRQLIGIATEIADSAFNPEGRTAEEILDEAERQIFQIAEARPKTGGPVSVNDLLTKAIDRIDTLFNTDNAITGLSTGYTDLDGMTSGLQPADLIIVAGRPSMGKTTFAMNLVENAVLRSDKAVLVYSLEMPGESLIMRMLSSLGRIDQTKVRAGRLEDDDWPRLTSAVNLLNDRKLFIDDTAGISPSEMRARTRRLVREHGDIALIMIDYLQLMQIPGSSGDSRTNEISEISRSLKALAKEFNCPVVALSQLNRSLEQRPNKRPINSDLRESGAIEQDADVIMFVYRDEVYHPETEHKGIAEIIIGKQRNGPIGTTRLAFIGKYTRFENLAPGSYNFEDE
- a CDS encoding YgiQ family radical SAM protein, with product MQTAKPLFDYPKYWAECFGPAPFLPMSREEMDQLGWDSCDIIIVTGDAYVDHPSFGMAIIGRLLESQGFRVGIIAQPNWQSKDDFMKLGEPNLFFGVAAGNMDSMINRYTADKKIRSDDAYTPGGMAGKRPDRASLVYSQRCKEAYKNVPIVLGGIEASLRRIAHYDYWQDRVRNSILIDATADILLYGNAERAIVEVAQRLSWGHKIEDITDVRGTAFIRRDTPAGWYEVDSTRIDRPGKIDKIINPYVNTQDTQACAIEQEKGPVDDPDEAKVVQILASPRMTRDKTVIRLPSVEKVRGDAVLYAHANRVLHLETNPGNARALVQKHGEVDVWFNPPPIPMTTEEMDYVFGMPYARVPHPVYGKEKIPAYDMIRFSVNIMRGCFGGCTFCSITEHEGRIIQNRSEESIIREIEEIRDKVPGFTGVISDLGGPTANMYRIACKSPEIESACRKPSCVFPGICPNLNTDHSSLIQLYRSARALPGVKKILIASGLRYDLAVESPEYVKELVTHHVGGYLKIAPEHTEEGPLNQMMKPGIGSYDKFKRMFEKYTKEAGKEQYLIPYFIAAHPGTTDEDMMNLALWLKRNDFRADQVQAFYPSPMATATAMYHSGKNPLRKVTYKSDAVTIVKSEEQRRLHKAFLRYHDPKGWPMLREALTRMGRADLIGPGKEQLIPLHQPSTDSYQSARRKNSTPAGSHKVAKETTKILTQHTGLPPRGSDGSNPWDKREQAKAAAMARNKQAAKERTDAAKGKGKKPARKPVVPR